The proteins below come from a single Streptomyces sp. M92 genomic window:
- a CDS encoding sulfite exporter TauE/SafE family protein, whose amino-acid sequence MPDISLTAVVLLCLAALAAGWIDAVVGGGGLLLLPALLLGLPAGTPAAHALGTNKAVAIVGTTGAAVTYARKAPVDVGTAVRIGLAALAGSSGGAFFAAGMSTEVLKLVIMVVLLAVAAFVILRPAFGTAPATGPATRRQTLAAIGLAGLGIGFYDGLIGPGTGTFLVLALTAVLHLDLVTASATAKIVNCCTNAGALAMFAWQGAVLWQLAALMAVFNLAGGTLGAHTALKRGSGFVRIVLLTVVFALVANLAWEQWGA is encoded by the coding sequence ATGCCCGACATATCACTGACCGCGGTCGTCCTGCTCTGCCTCGCCGCGCTCGCGGCCGGCTGGATCGACGCCGTGGTCGGCGGCGGCGGGCTCCTGCTGCTGCCCGCCCTGCTGCTCGGCCTGCCCGCCGGGACACCGGCCGCGCACGCGCTGGGCACCAACAAGGCGGTCGCCATCGTCGGCACCACGGGCGCGGCGGTCACCTACGCCCGCAAGGCGCCCGTGGACGTCGGCACCGCCGTACGGATCGGCCTCGCGGCGCTGGCCGGATCGTCGGGCGGGGCGTTCTTCGCGGCCGGGATGAGCACCGAGGTCCTCAAGCTCGTCATCATGGTGGTGCTGCTGGCGGTCGCGGCCTTCGTGATCCTGCGCCCCGCCTTCGGCACCGCCCCCGCCACCGGCCCCGCCACCCGCCGCCAGACCCTCGCCGCGATCGGCCTCGCGGGCCTCGGCATCGGCTTCTACGACGGGCTCATCGGCCCCGGCACCGGGACCTTCCTGGTGCTGGCCCTCACCGCCGTCCTCCACCTGGACCTGGTGACCGCCTCGGCCACCGCGAAGATCGTCAACTGCTGCACCAACGCGGGCGCCCTCGCGATGTTCGCCTGGCAGGGCGCGGTGCTGTGGCAGCTGGCGGCCCTGATGGCGGTGTTCAACCTGGCGGGCGGCACCCTCGGCGCGCACACGGCGCTGAAGCGGGGCAGCGGCTTCGTGCGGATCGTGCTGCTGACGGTGGTGTTCGCGCTGGTGGCGAACCTGGCGTGGGAGCAGTGGGGGGCCTAG
- a CDS encoding NAD(P)/FAD-dependent oxidoreductase, which yields MTSKTRVVVIGAGLAGVTLARRLGELGTPALVVGDEEHRPYNRVLLAEVLAGRYGPEVITLPAPAGLVRSRATGIDRAGRTVRCADGSVIAYDTLVLATGSNAVLPPLRGLFTPDRELPEGVHAFRTMDDCLALSKALRPGVRAVVVGGGLLGVSAARALAVRGAQVVLAQQSERLMECRLDPAASALVRRHLESLGVEVHTECRVRDVRSVGGAVRSVEMADGYALGADVVVLACGVRPRVGLAREAGLEVRTGVVVDDELRTGDPRIRAIGDCAEHAGRVYGLATPALEQAGALAELLAGSDTARYTGTRSLTRLTLTGPDSPFDLAAFGETDPRPGDDVVQLADATRGTYRKVVVRDDRLVGGVLVGDLGTVGALARTWEGAEPLPSDGGPLLHLLTHDGGS from the coding sequence ATGACCTCGAAAACGCGTGTGGTGGTGATCGGCGCCGGGCTCGCGGGCGTCACCCTCGCCCGGCGGCTCGGTGAGCTAGGCACGCCCGCGCTGGTCGTCGGCGACGAGGAGCACCGCCCGTACAACCGGGTGCTGCTCGCCGAGGTGCTGGCCGGACGGTACGGACCCGAGGTGATCACCCTGCCCGCGCCGGCCGGGCTGGTCCGCTCCCGGGCCACCGGCATCGACCGGGCCGGGCGGACCGTCCGCTGCGCCGACGGCTCCGTGATCGCGTACGACACGCTGGTCCTCGCCACCGGCTCCAACGCCGTACTGCCGCCGCTGCGCGGCCTGTTCACCCCGGACCGGGAGCTGCCCGAGGGCGTGCACGCGTTCCGGACGATGGACGACTGCCTGGCGCTGTCCAAGGCGCTGCGGCCGGGGGTGCGGGCGGTCGTCGTCGGGGGTGGGCTGCTCGGCGTGTCCGCCGCCCGGGCGCTGGCCGTGCGCGGCGCGCAGGTCGTCCTCGCCCAGCAGTCCGAGCGGCTCATGGAGTGCCGGCTCGACCCGGCCGCCTCCGCCCTCGTCCGGCGCCACCTGGAGAGCCTCGGTGTCGAGGTGCACACCGAGTGCCGGGTGCGGGACGTGCGGAGCGTCGGCGGGGCGGTGCGGTCGGTGGAGATGGCGGACGGGTACGCGCTGGGCGCCGACGTCGTCGTCCTGGCCTGCGGGGTCCGCCCGCGCGTGGGCCTGGCGCGGGAGGCGGGCCTGGAGGTCCGCACGGGCGTGGTGGTCGACGACGAGCTGCGCACCGGTGACCCGCGCATCCGCGCGATCGGCGACTGTGCCGAGCACGCCGGCCGGGTGTACGGGCTGGCCACGCCCGCCCTGGAACAGGCCGGCGCGCTGGCCGAGCTGCTCGCCGGGAGCGACACCGCCCGCTACACCGGCACCCGCTCCCTCACCCGGCTCACCCTCACCGGGCCGGACAGTCCCTTCGACCTCGCCGCGTTCGGCGAGACCGACCCCCGCCCCGGCGACGACGTCGTGCAGCTCGCCGACGCCACCCGGGGCACCTACCGCAAGGTCGTCGTCCGTGACGACCGGCTGGTCGGCGGGGTCCTGGTCGGCGACCTCGGCACCGTCGGCGCCCTCGCGCGCACCTGGGAGGGAGCAGAGCCGCTCCCGTCCGACGGCGGCCCCCTGCTCCACCTGCTCACCCACGACGGAGGCTCCTGA